The DNA window TCTTCACAATAACAACGGTTAAGTCTCCCTTTCTTCTGTTTCGGCCACCACCGGAGCCACCACCACTAACAAAGAACAAGTTAGTTGTGGGTTTTCTTCACATCCCACACACCTTTTCGGCGGATGCTTCTCGCTCTTCGGCTACTCCTTCTCTCTCGCTGCCCGGAACTACTCGTCCTCCACCGAAGCCGCCATGGGTAAATGTTGTACTATTGGGTTTTGTCAAGATGATTCATAAGAGTTTTGTGTCTTGTAAGGTGTTGGTGTctctcttgttcttgttgtttctGGTTTATGTTGTTTTGCTGTGTGAATTGCTCTTAGGCTTAGGGTGTTGTCAACTCGTGCTCAAGGTGTTTGATGATAGGTCTCAAAGAAGCTCGGATGATGGTGTTGTATTTTTGAGGAAGAACCTTTTCAGGGCTGATGCAAATCAATCTCCTTTTTCCATTCAACATTTGATTCATCCACAAATTGTGAGCTTTTTCAATATTGTGAACCGGTATAATCGACTTGCGCGTGATAAAGCTAGTGTTAAAGCTAAAGATATGATCCTTAATTGGATAGATATAAAGATTGTGGTTCCTAAACTCATTTGTATCTTGCGGAAGAGTTCTGTTTGGTGGATTGGATTAAGGAATTGGTTTGGTAACTCCTTTTTAGGTTCTTTTTTCGCTAAGTTTATTGAAGTCCATAGCTTGTTTGGCTCAATTATTAgtgttgttgttaaattgtggaTGGGAAATATCCTAACACAATCTCTTTCACTATGTTTGTACCTTTCATTTTTCATCTATTGAATGAGTTTGTTTTCccgtcaaaaaaaaaaagtagatcgACCTTGTTAAAGATTAGGGATGATAAGCAGACTCGCACACGCGGGGCCACCTGCACTCTAAtctgagtcaacgggtgaaaattcGAGTTGATTGAGTTTGGATTCGAGTTCGAGTGCGAATTTAAATAGTATAAAATTTGCACCTGAAATCCGAAATTACATTCGTTTAtataatgagaactgagaactttggctataatgagaactgagaactttaataataatcaTTGGATTTAAATTAATGGCTAAGATTTaccttatattttataaatacatATTACATGAATATCTTGTTCACTTAAACAttcattaaatattataaaataggcaaaattatacccagggtcctttaagttattttattgtaacaagTTGGTCCTTGATGTTTTTTTCGCTACAAGttggtcctttatgttaactaacgtCTGCACAGTTAACCTTTTTCATAATCTTCGTTCCAAAAAAAACCGAAGTGACACTAATGATGTTGATGTATCACTTAACATACGTTAGAGACCATCATTGAATCCTATAataaaattttcagaattttttagagcataaaaatatttttaaactaattaaaatgcacataaaagaaataaattaaataaaaataataaaacagaaaataaaattctcagaaaattacacaaagtgtaaaatgagaagaaatatttttaggaattttttcataatttttggacgAACAATgagtttaatatgaattttaaaagttaaaaacgaaataaaataaaattaataaaacagaaaaaaggTCAACGATGCATACattagttaacataaaggactaacttatagcaaaaaataaaataaaggaccaacttgttataataaaataacttaaagaacCCTAAGTAtaattttgcctataaataaggtaaatctgagccattaattcaaatacaatagttattattaaaagttctcagttcttatTATAAACAAAGTTCTCAATTGAtacgtcctatatatatatatatatatatatatatatatatatatatatatatatatatatatatatata is part of the Vicia villosa cultivar HV-30 ecotype Madison, WI linkage group LG2, Vvil1.0, whole genome shotgun sequence genome and encodes:
- the LOC131646373 gene encoding uncharacterized protein LOC131646373, producing MGLGCCQLVLKVFDDRSQRSSDDGVVFLRKNLFRADANQSPFSIQHLIHPQIVSFFNIVNRYNRLARDKASVKAKDMILNWIDIKIVVPKLICILRKSSVWWIGLRNWFGNSFLGSFFAKFIEVHSLFGSIISVVVKLWMGNILTQSLSLCLYLSFFIY